Proteins encoded by one window of Desulfatiglans sp.:
- a CDS encoding sel1 repeat family protein, whose product MGACFRTVLTITAAIIFLCSQAHAGQVKNSSQFKLKNETDSLMTNMYSPEIKLLNISNDELFRTAMNGTAEDQFQAGMLFGQGQEVERDFTKCIRLLEKSAKSGNVNASFLLGTIYIKGGSIFEEVKTEIEYGGILIPAEFPYDTSMAFHYFLISGNRGDTLSRDVCCVIKKQILDAGENREGAKRMFQSLEAFAKTGNALAQRFMAELYSEGKMVKQDDQIAFDLFKASAEHGDGWSQYNTARKYISGHGVNRDTKEGFEWMKKAAENNLSVAQFDLAVLYYLGTGTAVDKHLGYVWLVVAKENGHKEAEALVKEADKEGLTKEEKKAALDMAAKLLKQLSAPRDTDKLLAALKSN is encoded by the coding sequence ATGGGGGCTTGTTTTCGTACTGTACTTACTATTACAGCGGCAATAATATTCCTATGCAGCCAGGCACACGCAGGCCAGGTAAAAAACTCATCTCAATTCAAACTGAAAAATGAGACTGACAGCTTGATGACTAATATGTACAGTCCTGAAATCAAGCTCCTGAACATCAGTAATGATGAACTCTTCCGCACTGCAATGAACGGCACGGCTGAAGATCAGTTTCAGGCGGGCATGCTGTTTGGTCAGGGGCAGGAGGTGGAAAGGGATTTTACAAAATGCATCCGGCTGCTTGAAAAGTCCGCAAAGAGTGGAAACGTTAATGCCTCTTTCCTTTTAGGTACCATCTATATAAAGGGCGGGAGTATCTTTGAAGAGGTAAAGACAGAGATAGAGTATGGAGGAATACTTATACCCGCAGAATTTCCCTATGATACAAGCATGGCATTCCACTATTTTCTTATATCAGGTAACAGGGGTGATACGCTGAGCCGCGATGTATGCTGTGTTATAAAGAAGCAGATCCTTGATGCGGGGGAAAATAGAGAAGGCGCAAAAAGGATGTTCCAGAGCCTTGAGGCATTCGCAAAAACCGGAAATGCCCTTGCACAGAGATTTATGGCTGAGCTCTACAGCGAAGGTAAGATGGTAAAGCAGGATGATCAAATTGCCTTTGACCTGTTCAAGGCAAGTGCTGAGCATGGTGATGGCTGGAGCCAGTATAACACTGCACGTAAATACATCAGCGGGCACGGTGTAAACCGGGATACAAAAGAGGGTTTTGAGTGGATGAAAAAGGCAGCAGAAAATAATCTCTCTGTTGCACAGTTTGATCTTGCAGTGCTCTATTACCTGGGCACAGGCACTGCTGTTGATAAGCATCTGGGGTATGTATGGCTTGTGGTTGCAAAGGAAAACGGGCACAAAGAGGCTGAGGCACTTGTGAAGGAAGCAGATAAAGAGGGTTTAACAAAGGAAGAAAAAAAGGCCGCCCTTGATATGGCTGCAAAATTATTAAAGCAGTTATCAGCGCCCAGGGATACAGATAAGCTGCTTGCTGCTTTAAAGAGCAATTGA
- a CDS encoding divergent PAP2 family protein, whose translation MNTILLATLAAWIMAQAIKVLTGFIKYGGEDRSRVIWRIIWAGGMPSVHSSVITSVAVTILHTSGIESTIFGLAAVMSLIVIYDRGRMYAIYNTFQKRFPDFAEEIQGDPVLKDLVGHRPAEIIAGVIIGATSSLAIRFLL comes from the coding sequence ATGAACACCATATTATTAGCAACCCTTGCAGCATGGATTATGGCACAGGCAATAAAGGTATTAACCGGATTCATAAAATATGGGGGAGAAGACAGGTCACGTGTAATATGGAGGATCATCTGGGCAGGGGGAATGCCCAGCGTTCACAGCTCGGTAATAACATCGGTAGCAGTGACAATATTACACACCTCAGGTATTGAGAGCACAATCTTCGGGCTTGCAGCGGTCATGAGCCTTATAGTTATCTATGACAGGGGCAGGATGTATGCCATATATAATACCTTCCAGAAAAGATTCCCTGACTTTGCCGAAGAGATACAGGGAGACCCAGTATTAAAAGACCTTGTCGGCCACAGGCCAGCAGAGATAATTGCCGGTGTTATTATAGGTGCTACTTCAAGCCTGGCAATCCGCTTTTTATTGTAA
- a CDS encoding radical SAM protein, producing the protein MAEKLFNLAARNKGGIRQVEKVNTHNLFRMPWSMSDNAFTWLEITRRCDLNCSYCYQKSDPESNKTLFQIEQELIATLGLRKTDTVFITGGEPLLHPDLDAIVKMVKSYRVKPVLMTNGNRLNEEKVISLKESGLFGFVIHVDRGQDRPGWKGKPEKALNNLRQAYADMIYKAGGMICGFNTTILPETLNELPDIVEWTVKNIDKVCTNTIIPVRVLGKENGWDLYVNNKRIKYEETAFSTREYATKTHRDLTSSDLIRQVKRVMPDFTANAFLGGTEVPDAPKWLFSNVVGTKDKVYGFMGPCAMELMQNGYHFLKGRYLSFLKPSMYGMGKLMFPLGIMDRGIRKSFLSYISRCLKNPLNLFKKVYVQSLLILQPQDILEDGRQDLCDGCPNKTYHNGALISACRKEEYVRFGGMVILRKKAGEKKVTVYDWSDKLYEEYTFHNLKFNVGLNEKDFDPDNDQYNFF; encoded by the coding sequence ATGGCAGAAAAATTATTTAACCTGGCAGCACGGAATAAGGGGGGCATTAGACAGGTAGAGAAAGTAAACACCCATAACCTGTTTCGTATGCCCTGGTCTATGTCTGACAATGCATTTACATGGCTTGAAATCACAAGAAGGTGCGACCTCAATTGCAGTTACTGCTACCAGAAGAGTGACCCGGAAAGCAACAAGACCCTGTTTCAGATAGAACAGGAGCTGATCGCTACCCTTGGATTAAGAAAGACAGATACAGTATTTATCACCGGAGGAGAGCCACTCCTTCATCCTGACCTTGATGCTATTGTTAAGATGGTAAAATCCTATCGCGTAAAACCTGTGCTCATGACAAATGGAAACAGACTGAATGAGGAAAAAGTCATCTCTTTAAAGGAGAGCGGCCTCTTTGGATTTGTTATCCATGTAGACAGGGGGCAGGACAGACCAGGATGGAAAGGCAAACCTGAAAAGGCGCTGAACAACCTGCGGCAGGCGTATGCGGATATGATCTATAAGGCAGGAGGCATGATCTGCGGTTTTAACACGACTATACTTCCTGAGACCCTTAATGAACTGCCTGACATAGTTGAATGGACAGTGAAAAATATAGATAAGGTCTGCACAAACACGATTATCCCTGTGAGGGTGCTCGGAAAAGAAAATGGGTGGGATCTTTATGTAAATAACAAAAGGATAAAGTATGAGGAGACAGCCTTTTCCACAAGGGAGTATGCAACCAAAACACACAGAGACCTTACGTCATCTGACCTCATCAGGCAGGTGAAAAGGGTTATGCCCGACTTCACAGCCAATGCATTCCTGGGTGGCACAGAGGTACCTGATGCGCCAAAATGGCTCTTTTCAAACGTCGTAGGCACAAAGGATAAGGTTTATGGATTCATGGGACCATGTGCAATGGAGCTCATGCAGAATGGTTACCATTTTCTAAAGGGACGGTATCTCTCATTTCTAAAACCCTCTATGTACGGCATGGGTAAGTTGATGTTTCCCCTTGGGATCATGGACAGGGGTATCAGGAAGAGCTTCCTTTCATACATTAGCAGATGTCTGAAGAATCCTTTAAACCTGTTCAAGAAGGTATATGTACAGAGCCTTTTAATACTACAGCCACAGGATATCCTTGAGGACGGCAGACAGGATCTGTGCGATGGATGCCCTAACAAGACATACCATAATGGAGCCCTTATCTCTGCATGCAGAAAAGAGGAGTATGTCAGGTTTGGCGGCATGGTGATACTAAGGAAAAAGGCGGGTGAAAAAAAGGTAACGGTGTATGACTGGTCAGATAAACTGTATGAGGAATATACCTTTCATAATCTTAAGTTTAATGTCGGGCTTAATGAAAAGGACTTTGATCCTGATAATGATCAATACAATTTTTTCTAG
- a CDS encoding sigma-54-dependent Fis family transcriptional regulator — translation MANYKKLTQEERAFFRLVSRAALSNPFSDERTELDIRIAECQPDAPLTERLLCVFSKMKEGIARLEKEGRADIGLYSGDDRVMMQSAFLFEIFFIFTKNFDDLIARQLKAGESACVVPFGKDAISLFIKRGFNPDDACRFFAILYQLKRAYYFVDKALIGQSPCMRDLRRHLWNNVFTYDIRLYERYLMNRMEDFSTMILGDTGTGKGTAAAAIGRSGFIPYNPDKNVFTDSFMNSFISINLSLYPETLIESELFGHKKGAFTGAINQHEGIFSRCRPHCSILLDEIGDVSLPIQLKLLQILQERTFSPVGSHDILRFNGRVIAATNKSLKDLRGSSLFRSDFYYRLCSDCIVVPSLSERIQEDPDELRLILENIVSRLTGEKSDELVSLILESLEKSPGRGYSWPGNVRELEQATRRILLTREYRGEKVSPSGGIKEMLKNGIETQSIDSQTLISGYCALLYERYGTYEEVARRMNLDRRTVRRYIELYQG, via the coding sequence ATGGCAAATTATAAAAAATTAACACAGGAAGAGAGGGCATTTTTCAGGCTTGTATCCCGCGCAGCGCTTTCAAACCCGTTCAGTGATGAAAGGACCGAACTGGATATCAGGATTGCAGAATGCCAGCCGGATGCCCCTTTAACAGAGCGCCTTCTTTGCGTCTTTTCAAAAATGAAAGAGGGCATAGCTAGACTTGAAAAAGAGGGCAGGGCAGACATTGGCCTCTATAGCGGTGATGACAGGGTCATGATGCAGAGCGCCTTTCTCTTTGAGATATTCTTTATTTTTACAAAAAATTTTGATGATCTTATTGCCAGACAGTTAAAGGCAGGTGAATCAGCCTGTGTAGTTCCATTTGGTAAAGATGCCATTTCATTATTCATCAAAAGGGGTTTTAACCCTGACGATGCATGCAGGTTCTTTGCAATTCTTTATCAACTGAAAAGGGCATATTACTTTGTTGACAAGGCCCTTATAGGCCAGAGCCCATGCATGAGGGATTTAAGAAGGCATCTGTGGAACAATGTTTTTACATACGATATCCGCCTTTATGAACGTTATCTCATGAACCGGATGGAAGACTTTTCTACCATGATCCTCGGCGATACTGGCACAGGCAAAGGTACAGCCGCCGCAGCAATAGGCAGGTCGGGCTTCATACCCTATAACCCTGATAAGAATGTTTTTACAGACAGCTTTATGAACAGTTTTATATCTATCAATCTATCCCTCTATCCTGAAACGCTTATAGAGTCTGAGCTTTTTGGTCACAAGAAGGGGGCATTCACAGGGGCAATTAATCAGCATGAGGGTATATTCAGCAGATGCAGGCCACACTGTTCAATATTGCTGGATGAGATAGGTGATGTGTCACTTCCTATCCAGCTTAAACTCCTGCAGATACTTCAGGAGCGTACATTCAGCCCGGTAGGTAGTCATGATATCTTAAGGTTTAATGGGAGGGTGATTGCTGCAACCAATAAATCCCTTAAGGATTTAAGGGGTAGTAGCCTGTTCAGGAGCGATTTTTATTACAGGCTCTGCTCTGACTGTATCGTTGTGCCTTCTCTTTCTGAACGTATCCAGGAGGATCCGGATGAATTAAGGCTGATCCTTGAAAATATTGTTAGCCGGCTTACAGGCGAGAAATCAGATGAGCTTGTTTCCCTTATACTGGAATCCCTTGAAAAGAGTCCTGGCAGGGGTTATTCATGGCCGGGTAATGTTCGCGAACTTGAACAGGCTACGCGCAGGATACTTCTCACAAGGGAATACAGGGGTGAAAAGGTTTCACCTTCGGGTGGCATAAAGGAGATGCTGAAAAATGGGATAGAAACCCAGAGCATAGATTCTCAGACACTGATAAGCGGGTATTGTGCACTCCTGTATGAAAGGTATGGAACCTATGAAGAGGTGGCCCGAAGGATGAATCTCGACCGCAGGACAGTAAGAAGATATATTGAGTTATATCAAGGTTGA